GTGTAATATCGAGAACTTATACAAACGAGGCATTAGCCAAAAAGATGAAAAGCCCTGTGTTGAAGTAATAGTAATATTCCCTTCAATTGCTTCACATTGAATATCATTAAATCCTTGTATTAGGGTAGACAATGCTTGTTGAGTTGAGCAATAAAGCTTTTCACCGCTTTGCGTTAACTTCATTTTACGACCAGTACGGATAAACAACTTAACCTCTATCGCGTTTTCTAACTGTCTAATTTGCTGACTAACTGCCGCTTGTGAAACAAATAATTCTTCAGCGGCTTTACTGTAACTTTGGTGACGTGCGGCGCTTTCAAAAGTTCTTAAGGCATTTAAATGTTTAAGTCTGGCATCCATATTTTTTCTCTATTCTTTTCCAATCAGAACTACTATAAGTTTTTCTTATATTAGTTGTTAGTTCTTATCGTTGGTTTTTAGTTTCCTTAATAGACAAAATATACCAACAAACTAATACGAGGGTACAGGAATGACATTATTAACAATAGATAAAACAGTAGAAAATAATGAAACTAAAACAAACCAGAAAATAGAGAACAAGATAAAAAACACTAAACGATTAAATAAACTAGAGAAACGATTAGGTCTTATATCAAATAAGCTAGGGTTATCTTATGCTATTTATACAAAATAGTGATTATGAAAAAATTAGCAATAATAAACATATAAAACGTGGGTGGTTATCATACCTCTAAAAATGCATGATTGCTCAGTCTATTACTGTAACGGCTCTACTCGGTGGAGTCGCTCTTCTTTGTCGGCGCTAGCTGTATCCCAGTTTTTACAAGACTGTCCACTGGTTCTCGTATTGAGCAAGGTCTAATGTGCCGAGTACGCAAACGCCATTATAGTGATGTAATGTCTATGCGGGGGGGGGGATTACGATGGGAGAGTCTCTACAAATCCATCGATAGAGTAAAATAGTAGGGTTCCAAATATAGTTACGATTACAATGTAGCCAATTAAAATTGCAATCCCATATGATACTGAATGGGATTGTTTATCTTGGTTTTCTACAACCTTATCTCCATCAAAGGCTTGTACGAAATTGGCTGGAAACTTAGTTGGTAGTGGTTGAATGGACAATTTACCAATACTTAAAATGGAAATTAGTAGGCGTCCAATTCTATATGCAAATGGATTACCTAGGATAATAATTATATAAGCAATTACGTCAGCCATTTTGTTCCCTTATCTTTTAGAAGATGTAAGTATCATAACCCTATTTGGTTAATGTAACTGAGAGCAATATCTTGGTTCCACATAATTATTTTTATCACCGTTGACGCTGTAGGTTTGTCCTTCGTTTCGCTGAAACATTGATTCCTCAATTTAGTGCAAAATTATCCCTTCCTGTTAAGCAGGCCAATTTCAATGAACTACTACAGTCGACTTTTTTTACATTAGGTGATTGGCGCTATTCTTTACGTAATAACAAAATATATTAACTAGATGTTTATAAGGAAATTAACATTTTAGGTAAGGTTCTTGCTTTGATATAACTGGACTATTTGTCTTTAATGAATATAAGGAAAATAAAATGAAAAAATTAATCGGATTATTTACATTTTTATTTGCTTTTTCAGTCAATGCGGGACTAATTAATGGCAGCTTTGAGGATCCTGTCATTACTGGTCAGATGCAACTGGTAACCCCTGCAGCAATGCCTGGATGGGAAACAACAGATAGTGCATTTGAAGTGTGGGCAAATGGATTCTTAGGTTTTCCTTCGCATACAGGAAATCAGTTTGTTGAATTAAACGCCTATATTGCAGGCACTTTGTCGCAGGTAGTGTCAGGTATAGCTGCCACCAAAGAGATTGGTTGGGAATTCGCACATCGCAGTCGTACTGGCGGTTTAGAAACGATGCGTTTACAAATTACAGACTTGGGTCTTGATAATACCTTTGGAACTTCTGATGATACCGACTTGTTCAACGATACATTCGATGCGGGTATCAATACTTGGCAAGTGAATTCAGGTTCAGGGATATTTGCTTTGGGTAACGACATTAAATTTGCATACTCCGCTGTCTACGCTGTAGGCGGCATCTCTGTGGGTAACTTACTTGATTCGGCCTCTTTTGGTCTGGGTGTAGGTGGTGCAGTGGTACCTGAACCATCAAGTTTAGCTATCTTCGGCTTAGGTATCTTAGGGCTAGCAATAAGAGCAAGAAAGAGAGCATAGGTAGTCGCTCTTGAAGTGGTCAATGCTCAAAT
This Moritella sp. 5 DNA region includes the following protein-coding sequences:
- a CDS encoding PEP-CTERM sorting domain-containing protein, encoding MKKLIGLFTFLFAFSVNAGLINGSFEDPVITGQMQLVTPAAMPGWETTDSAFEVWANGFLGFPSHTGNQFVELNAYIAGTLSQVVSGIAATKEIGWEFAHRSRTGGLETMRLQITDLGLDNTFGTSDDTDLFNDTFDAGINTWQVNSGSGIFALGNDIKFAYSAVYAVGGISVGNLLDSASFGLGVGGAVVPEPSSLAIFGLGILGLAIRARKRA